A single region of the Bacteroides luhongzhouii genome encodes:
- a CDS encoding TlpA disulfide reductase family protein gives MKKLTYLVIATAALGMVACTGGNKAGYVVTGTVEGASDGDTVYLQEATGRNLTKLDTAVITKGTFTFEGTQDSVVSRYVTCEVNGEPLMIDFFLENGKINVALTKDNDAVTGTPNNDAYQEIRAQINDISKKMNAVYEAMGDTSLSDEQKEAKQKEGAQLEEQYDKAIKEGVKKNITNPVGVFLFKQTFYNNSTDENEALLQQIPANFQNDETIVRIKEMTDKQKKTAVGTQFVDFEMQTPEGKTVKLSDYVGKGKVVLVDFWASWCGPCRREMPNLVETYAKYKGKNFEIVGVSLDQDEAAWKEAIKKMNMTWPQMSDLKFWQSEGAQLYAVNSIPHTVLIDGNGKIIARGLHGEELQAKIAEAIK, from the coding sequence ATGAAAAAGTTAACTTATTTAGTTATTGCAACGGCAGCGTTAGGCATGGTAGCTTGTACGGGCGGAAACAAAGCCGGATACGTTGTCACAGGTACGGTAGAAGGTGCAAGCGATGGTGACACCGTTTATCTTCAGGAAGCTACTGGTAGAAATCTGACCAAACTAGATACAGCTGTTATCACCAAAGGTACTTTTACCTTTGAAGGTACACAAGATTCTGTGGTTAGCCGCTATGTCACTTGCGAAGTGAACGGAGAACCATTGATGATTGATTTCTTCCTCGAAAACGGAAAAATCAACGTTGCCCTGACCAAGGATAACGATGCTGTGACCGGTACTCCGAACAATGATGCGTACCAGGAAATCAGAGCTCAAATCAATGACATCAGCAAGAAAATGAATGCTGTTTATGAGGCAATGGGCGATACTTCTTTAAGTGATGAGCAGAAAGAAGCCAAACAAAAAGAGGGTGCCCAGCTGGAAGAACAGTATGACAAAGCAATCAAAGAAGGTGTTAAGAAGAACATCACCAATCCGGTTGGAGTATTCTTGTTTAAACAAACGTTCTACAATAACTCTACTGACGAAAATGAAGCTTTGTTGCAACAAATTCCTGCTAATTTCCAGAATGACGAAACAATCGTAAGGATCAAAGAGATGACTGACAAGCAGAAAAAGACTGCCGTAGGTACTCAATTTGTAGATTTCGAAATGCAGACTCCGGAAGGAAAGACTGTGAAGCTGTCTGACTATGTGGGAAAAGGCAAAGTGGTATTGGTTGATTTCTGGGCTAGCTGGTGTGGTCCTTGCCGTCGCGAAATGCCTAATCTGGTAGAAACTTACGCTAAGTACAAAGGTAAGAACTTCGAAATCGTAGGCGTATCTCTCGACCAGGATGAAGCTGCATGGAAAGAAGCAATCAAGAAGATGAACATGACTTGGCCGCAAATGTCCGACCTGAAATTCTGGCAAAGTGAAGGTGCACAGCTTTATGCTGTAAACAGTATTCCTCACACTGTATTGATTGATGGCAATGGCAAAATTATCGCTCGCGGTTTGCATGGAGAAGAACTTCAGGCAAAAATTGCAGAAGCTATAAAGTAA